In Candidatus Nitronauta litoralis, one DNA window encodes the following:
- a CDS encoding WYL domain-containing protein: MLTPRQKMAQVVYLLLTDPGGFSYSFLKDNLEVNDRALRVFIQELKNIPELHDSQNQTRVQVTGRGPDRRVFLKPLDIEDTDTIGHVLSLQFAHTMLRFLKGTQLENYLTKMSASFLQGPDKQLFVNLDKKIFSINEWPKDYSNKSEIIKDCLHSLLYRKSLKVQYKSPGSKQGKAHELNIYTLLQYRNGLYLIAKSDKGPKVMVFAAERIIQTQKTRKEFRYPPKYSPEDYVDGAFGLIKWEEESHKVVINFDSDLETAITARKWHKSQSIKKLKDGTIQLSMTVSALEQVVPWVLSFGSLAKVLKPKSLKEQVVTEIGVLFNQYKKR, encoded by the coding sequence ATGCTTACTCCACGTCAGAAAATGGCCCAGGTGGTTTACCTGTTGTTGACTGACCCAGGCGGCTTTTCTTATTCTTTCCTCAAAGATAACCTGGAAGTAAATGACCGTGCTCTTCGAGTCTTTATCCAGGAGCTAAAGAACATTCCTGAATTGCATGACTCTCAAAACCAGACCAGAGTCCAAGTGACGGGTCGGGGGCCTGATCGAAGGGTTTTTCTTAAACCATTGGATATAGAGGATACGGACACCATAGGGCATGTGCTTTCACTTCAATTTGCCCACACCATGCTTCGCTTTCTCAAAGGCACTCAATTAGAAAATTATCTCACCAAGATGTCTGCTTCTTTTTTACAGGGACCCGACAAGCAACTGTTTGTAAATTTAGACAAGAAAATTTTTTCAATTAACGAATGGCCAAAGGATTACAGCAATAAATCAGAAATTATTAAGGATTGTCTCCACTCCCTGCTATATAGAAAGTCACTCAAGGTTCAATATAAATCCCCCGGTTCCAAACAAGGTAAGGCGCACGAGTTGAATATCTACACGCTCCTTCAATATAGGAATGGTCTGTACTTGATTGCCAAGAGTGATAAGGGACCGAAGGTAATGGTATTTGCCGCAGAGCGCATTATACAAACCCAGAAAACCCGTAAAGAGTTCAGATATCCGCCCAAATATTCACCTGAGGATTATGTTGATGGTGCTTTTGGTTTGATTAAATGGGAGGAAGAGAGCCATAAGGTGGTAATCAATTTTGATTCAGACTTGGAAACCGCTATCACCGCAAGGAAATGGCATAAGAGCCAATCGATAAAGAAGCTTAAAGACGGCACCATCCAACTCAGCATGACAGTCTCCGCGTTGGAGCAGGTGGTCCCCTGGGTCCTTAGCTTTGGTTCGTTGGCTAAAGTGCTAAAACCGAAATCCTTGAAGGAACAGGTTGTTACTGAAATAGGAGTCCTATTCAACCAATATAAAAAAAGGTAA
- a CDS encoding UDP-N-acetyl glucosamine 2-epimerase, which yields MKILMVCYGGAHVALVIPLYRELVSRDHECVMIGLTTAGPVLEREGIVHKRVIDYVDMKNDNIQKYGRELLGKHHTDGIGITEEESIAYLGISFAESVKTHGEQKARDMYNEHGLASFLPVEFMTSVLETEMPDVVLATDSPRMERAALNSAVNLGIPSVCSVVIFPHIGMHYLSRQDNGSIMCVCNSTIKEQLVDAGRSPESVIVTGNPSFEKLFSAPENLRETVRSSRGLSDQSKLVLWADQPEPANPELPRLIRSRLNEVCLSIKNCSLLVRLHPSSTDPAKEPIPETAMLSPREEPLINALLAADIVVTCTSTVAYEALLLGKPVIILQMSQYDKYVDYSEDVGALVLNSTDKLKEGLEELISEKSPRAQKLKKNRIALAEESLGACEKIVAIIESLSNKN from the coding sequence ATGAAAATATTGATGGTTTGCTATGGCGGCGCCCATGTTGCATTGGTGATTCCGCTTTACAGGGAACTGGTCTCAAGGGACCATGAATGCGTAATGATAGGTCTGACAACAGCCGGACCCGTATTGGAGAGAGAGGGTATTGTCCATAAACGGGTAATCGATTATGTCGATATGAAAAACGACAATATTCAAAAATATGGAAGGGAGTTACTTGGGAAACACCACACAGACGGAATCGGAATAACGGAAGAGGAATCTATAGCCTATCTGGGAATTTCATTTGCTGAATCGGTGAAGACTCATGGAGAACAAAAAGCCAGGGATATGTATAACGAACATGGGTTGGCTTCATTTTTGCCTGTCGAGTTCATGACTTCTGTTTTAGAAACAGAGATGCCAGATGTTGTATTAGCTACGGACTCTCCCAGGATGGAAAGGGCGGCATTAAACTCAGCAGTCAATCTTGGAATACCCAGTGTATGCAGCGTTGTAATTTTCCCTCATATTGGAATGCATTATCTTTCCCGGCAAGACAACGGCTCCATAATGTGTGTTTGCAACTCAACCATTAAAGAGCAACTGGTCGATGCGGGACGCTCTCCTGAAAGTGTCATTGTGACAGGCAACCCGTCTTTCGAAAAACTGTTCAGTGCCCCTGAAAACCTGCGTGAGACCGTGAGAAGTTCGCGGGGGCTTTCTGATCAATCCAAACTTGTTTTATGGGCAGACCAGCCTGAGCCCGCGAACCCTGAATTACCAAGACTGATTAGATCCCGACTGAATGAAGTTTGTTTATCCATAAAAAATTGCAGTTTGTTAGTACGCTTGCATCCAAGCAGCACTGACCCTGCCAAGGAACCCATACCCGAAACTGCCATGTTAAGCCCGAGGGAAGAACCTCTTATCAATGCTCTCCTCGCCGCCGATATTGTGGTGACATGCACTTCAACAGTGGCTTATGAAGCGCTGCTTTTGGGGAAACCTGTGATAATTTTACAAATGTCACAATATGATAAGTACGTGGACTATTCGGAAGATGTTGGAGCTTTGGTACTCAACTCGACCGACAAATTAAAAGAGGGCTTGGAAGAGTTAATATCAGAAAAAAGCCCGAGAGCCCAAAAGCTGAAAAAAAACCGTATAGCGCTGGCCGAGGAAAGCTTGGGGGCCTGCGAAAAAATTGTCGCCATCATCGAATCTTTATCAAATAAAAATTAA
- a CDS encoding Gfo/Idh/MocA family oxidoreductase, with protein sequence MLGLIIGTGSIGQRHIRNIRKLVPESRFIFLRKGGRQDELSASINAEVTDNLDHALGSKPDYAVIATPSALHTDVLIPLIDAHLPFYIEKPVATRREDVNAIRFRLKSSSFKSPTLVGCNLRFLPALQKARALLNDGSLGTVLRAGFTAGQWLPDWRPQQDYKNGYSSNREMGGGVVFDLIHEIDMVRWWFGEFERIGSVLGNFSSLGIETEDTAAIVMGKNEGPPAVTIQLDYISRKPVRRYEVVGELGSLVFDLQEKTLMQITKDGSEAVNCGADGFDVSKTYELAMREFFEAIKAGAATSQNILDGLDSVELALNVYERTIQ encoded by the coding sequence ATGCTAGGGCTTATAATTGGAACCGGTTCTATCGGACAGCGGCATATCAGAAACATTAGGAAACTTGTCCCGGAAAGCCGGTTTATATTTTTACGAAAAGGGGGGCGCCAGGATGAATTGTCCGCTTCCATTAATGCAGAGGTGACAGATAACCTTGATCATGCCCTGGGTTCCAAGCCTGATTATGCTGTTATTGCTACCCCCTCGGCATTGCACACCGATGTCCTGATCCCACTTATCGATGCCCATCTTCCATTTTATATTGAAAAACCGGTGGCGACTCGAAGAGAGGATGTGAATGCCATCAGGTTCCGGTTAAAGAGTTCAAGTTTTAAAAGCCCCACTCTGGTTGGGTGCAACTTGAGGTTCCTTCCCGCGCTTCAAAAAGCGAGAGCACTCCTAAATGATGGGTCATTGGGAACCGTGCTACGAGCTGGATTTACAGCAGGACAATGGCTTCCCGACTGGCGTCCACAACAGGATTACAAAAATGGCTATAGCAGCAACCGTGAAATGGGGGGAGGGGTGGTGTTTGACCTCATCCATGAAATTGACATGGTCCGGTGGTGGTTTGGTGAATTTGAAAGAATTGGCTCTGTTTTGGGGAACTTCAGTTCCCTGGGTATTGAAACGGAAGACACGGCAGCTATTGTCATGGGTAAAAATGAAGGGCCTCCGGCAGTCACCATTCAACTGGATTACATTTCAAGAAAGCCGGTACGGCGGTACGAGGTGGTTGGTGAGTTGGGAAGCCTGGTATTCGATCTTCAGGAAAAAACATTGATGCAGATAACCAAGGATGGTTCCGAGGCAGTTAATTGCGGAGCAGATGGTTTTGATGTGTCCAAAACTTACGAATTGGCAATGCGGGAATTTTTTGAAGCGATTAAGGCGGGGGCCGCCACCTCCCAGAATATTCTGGATGGATTGGATTCTGTTGAGTTGGCGTTGAACGTTTATGAGAGGACTATTCAATGA
- a CDS encoding acylneuraminate cytidylyltransferase family protein → MTTICTVCARGGSTGVPRKNVLPLLGKPLIVYTLEQALACPEIDRVYVSTDDEEIAEVARNAGAEVPFMRPAELAGNKAPKIPVIEHLVDWVVASGVKVERIIDLDPTSPLREMSDILACLSMLDDKTDVVITGFEAEKNPYFNMVEEKPDGYFSLSKSIQGGVTGRQSAPKVYSMNASIYVWHRETLSKGLWEGNARLHIMPRERSIDIDEFIDFKIVELLLNEKTGSR, encoded by the coding sequence ATGACCACGATTTGTACAGTATGTGCCAGGGGAGGGTCCACCGGTGTTCCGAGGAAGAACGTGCTGCCTTTGCTGGGTAAGCCGCTGATCGTTTACACTCTGGAGCAGGCTCTGGCTTGCCCGGAAATTGACCGGGTGTACGTTTCTACAGATGATGAGGAAATTGCCGAAGTGGCACGCAACGCGGGGGCTGAGGTTCCTTTTATGCGACCGGCTGAATTGGCCGGGAACAAGGCTCCCAAAATTCCTGTTATCGAGCATCTGGTCGATTGGGTGGTTGCATCGGGAGTGAAGGTTGAGCGTATTATTGACCTCGACCCCACCTCTCCCCTGAGAGAGATGTCTGATATACTGGCTTGCCTTTCCATGCTCGATGATAAAACAGATGTGGTCATTACCGGTTTTGAAGCTGAAAAAAACCCTTACTTCAATATGGTCGAAGAAAAACCGGATGGATATTTCTCTCTGTCAAAATCAATTCAGGGCGGGGTGACCGGTCGGCAATCGGCTCCCAAAGTCTATTCCATGAATGCTTCCATTTATGTGTGGCACCGGGAAACCCTGAGTAAAGGGTTGTGGGAGGGTAATGCCAGGCTGCACATCATGCCCCGAGAACGATCAATAGATATTGACGAATTCATAGATTTTAAAATAGTGGAGCTTCTTTTAAATGAAAAAACCGGATCCCGCTAA
- a CDS encoding SDR family oxidoreductase has product MKKPDPAKTQIDLKGKVALLTGGAGILGARFAWSLAGKGARVAIVDRDLEKTRRVAADINQELPDSAFPFEVDITLKQDWDDLKQKINSNLGDVDILINNAAAKSPNFFEPFETFPLEDWNFVMNVNTTGVMLGCQAFGSEMAERGKGSIINTLSIYGIVAPDQRVYEGSEYEGRAINTPAIYSTSKAAVWGLTRYLAAFWGGKGVRVNAITPGGVYSGQNETFTDRYSARVPLGRMADGDELCGAVLFLASDTSSYITGQNIVVDGGLTVW; this is encoded by the coding sequence ATGAAAAAACCGGATCCCGCTAAAACACAAATCGACTTGAAGGGAAAAGTGGCGTTGCTGACCGGCGGTGCCGGAATTCTCGGAGCCCGTTTTGCCTGGTCCCTGGCAGGCAAGGGTGCCCGTGTGGCCATTGTCGATCGCGACCTGGAAAAAACCCGCAGGGTGGCTGCTGACATTAATCAGGAACTGCCAGATTCCGCTTTTCCTTTTGAAGTGGACATTACCCTGAAACAAGACTGGGATGATTTAAAGCAAAAGATTAATTCAAACCTGGGCGATGTTGATATCCTGATTAACAACGCTGCGGCGAAAAGCCCGAACTTTTTCGAACCCTTTGAAACGTTTCCACTTGAAGATTGGAACTTCGTGATGAACGTGAACACTACCGGAGTGATGTTGGGTTGTCAGGCCTTTGGTTCGGAAATGGCGGAACGTGGGAAAGGGAGCATCATCAATACGCTTTCCATTTATGGGATCGTCGCTCCCGATCAGCGGGTTTACGAGGGTTCAGAGTATGAAGGGCGCGCTATCAACACACCGGCGATATATAGCACAAGCAAAGCCGCCGTCTGGGGCCTCACTCGTTATCTTGCCGCTTTTTGGGGGGGCAAAGGTGTGAGAGTGAATGCCATTACACCGGGTGGAGTCTACAGCGGGCAAAACGAAACGTTCACCGATCGCTACAGCGCACGGGTTCCTTTAGGTCGCATGGCGGATGGCGATGAACTCTGCGGGGCCGTCCTGTTTCTTGCATCCGACACCTCATCCTATATTACCGGCCAGAACATTGTTGTCGATGGAGGTCTGACCGTATGGTAG
- the neuB gene encoding N-acetylneuraminate synthase — MVAPAECFVIAEAGVNHNGSDDLAFKLVDVAAEAGADAVKFQSFRAESLTKPGAEKAEYQKDKTGDGDQLSMLKKLELSTEMHHRLKEHCHKAGIEFLSTPFDEETADFLVGMGIKRFKVPSGELTNLVMMKHLARKNLPMILSTGMGTIEEIHEAVETIRNTRENLGFNEPLETMLTLLHCTSNYPAALSDINLRAMQTMQQEFNLPVGYSDHSEGLLVPVMAVAMGAGVIEKHFTLDRSMPGPDHAASVEPNELKTMVENIRATTQALGSSKKTPTPSELPIRDLVRKSVTLKHSLSAGQSIKEGDLVLLRPGTGILPRDIEKVLTKKAAHDLPQWHTLQWSDLE, encoded by the coding sequence ATGGTAGCCCCTGCTGAATGCTTTGTTATTGCAGAAGCCGGAGTCAATCACAACGGCTCCGATGACCTCGCCTTCAAGCTGGTTGATGTGGCTGCCGAAGCGGGTGCCGATGCGGTCAAGTTCCAATCCTTTCGCGCCGAATCGTTAACAAAACCGGGTGCCGAAAAAGCCGAATATCAGAAAGACAAGACCGGTGATGGCGATCAACTCAGCATGCTTAAAAAGCTAGAGCTGTCGACTGAAATGCATCACCGTTTGAAGGAACATTGCCACAAAGCGGGCATTGAATTCCTGTCCACCCCCTTTGATGAAGAGACGGCGGACTTTTTAGTTGGGATGGGAATCAAGAGGTTTAAAGTTCCATCTGGAGAACTGACCAACCTCGTGATGATGAAGCACCTTGCCCGAAAAAATCTTCCCATGATTTTGTCTACCGGAATGGGCACCATTGAAGAGATCCACGAGGCGGTTGAGACCATCCGCAATACCCGAGAGAATCTTGGTTTTAATGAACCTCTCGAGACTATGCTGACATTGCTCCATTGTACTTCGAACTATCCGGCTGCGTTGTCCGATATCAATCTCCGGGCAATGCAAACCATGCAGCAGGAATTCAATCTGCCTGTCGGATATTCCGATCATTCAGAAGGTTTGTTGGTCCCGGTGATGGCTGTAGCCATGGGGGCCGGCGTCATCGAAAAACATTTTACGCTGGATAGGTCGATGCCGGGTCCGGATCACGCGGCGTCTGTTGAACCGAATGAATTGAAAACAATGGTGGAGAATATCCGCGCTACTACTCAGGCTCTCGGTTCCTCGAAGAAAACCCCCACACCCTCGGAATTGCCGATCCGCGATCTGGTGCGAAAAAGTGTGACCCTCAAGCATTCGCTGTCTGCTGGCCAGTCTATTAAAGAAGGCGACCTGGTATTACTCAGGCCCGGTACCGGTATTCTTCCACGAGATATTGAAAAAGTACTCACCAAAAAAGCCGCACACGACCTCCCTCAATGGCACACCTTGCAGTGGTCCGACCTGGAGTGA
- a CDS encoding HEAT repeat domain-containing protein, with the protein MNRTELVQTLANFFAPLGPFVSAEERETQWLGWLKTLQEETVPSLLDLLINPPQADDYEPASWQEFEFEVTEALTAICLRNPQHWLEVLGPQLTNPSARPGIIEVIGGLGLAEGLSWLKPLIDKTDMTTDEWVRLACSLGMIGGPEARSLLKQMETLPEIPADEVLKEIKIAMDYC; encoded by the coding sequence ATGAATAGAACCGAACTAGTCCAGACACTTGCTAATTTTTTTGCTCCCTTGGGCCCCTTTGTCAGTGCCGAGGAACGCGAGACTCAATGGTTAGGCTGGCTTAAAACACTTCAGGAAGAAACAGTACCATCCCTGCTGGACCTGCTGATAAACCCACCTCAGGCGGACGACTACGAACCGGCAAGCTGGCAGGAATTTGAATTTGAAGTGACGGAGGCCTTGACTGCCATTTGCTTGCGAAACCCGCAGCACTGGCTGGAGGTATTGGGTCCTCAGCTAACCAACCCATCCGCACGGCCCGGCATTATCGAAGTCATCGGCGGACTGGGTTTGGCAGAAGGTCTCTCATGGTTAAAGCCACTGATAGACAAAACAGATATGACAACAGACGAGTGGGTACGTCTAGCTTGTTCCCTCGGAATGATAGGAGGGCCTGAAGCGCGTTCCCTATTGAAACAAATGGAGACTCTACCGGAAATACCGGCTGATGAAGTCTTGAAAGAAATTAAAATCGCGATGGATTATTGCTGA
- a CDS encoding DUF4157 domain-containing protein, with product MSKTKSTVQRPASKTCFQSEKPVSQPKENEQKVDLAPSNNFLSLNPPADAYGSNLSYSLASLSRSNAKSTWGSNQVALQALKPSGIQAKLKTDTPGDSLEQEADLVADQISQMADPHDAPPNKASQPSLETPSIQRKVSQSKGDSTIAPPEVKNALNSPGQALDSQARSYFEPRFKRDFSRVRVHTDQNAENATDSIQAKAFTHGRNIVFGKNQYAPSSAPGRRLLAHELTHVVQQSEGRPALQRQVKEAEEKVADEEEAVQEPPKPAVASRPEVQELDYAFFFAGGDYGKAAKAFIKTYYPEHKIVQGTSFEQMFDRLYQDLLKVRKGRDAHLHELIIVTHANAAGGLKIPLTRGDAKRKRFFNIWDLADLQKEFRGNMHKRFRERRKKVVAELIDRDTSVIVRGCEFGQSQEALDALRAFFGGQPRAWAPEGFQGYETLPIGKSFLKTPEQAFDFLMEQEYLPLDLQPMEDESKKKYIARVFGLKGAIPADFFVMGPEAYKGLKKKIKVHQGTQESAEKFKTRGHSDAPSLGKFWALSSPSDKGEDTELDPLSIQEIEARARKLNNPYRPQNASMLRRLADAWDRKDIKLRERNCDKNDPLCGLKAPSGIFGDSNITANHAERFPGPPAPVRDLFEDETMTPPSKSDSKKTDEFTDPLATAEGEVRPAQDPEDPLVLYTPPPAPEQTEEEEANEAYKRATNFDKSEGRSEPPPKVPLEEMTDAELQEEYKLGLALAKRGDKRLLDAVENEILRRITDDHPKFGTAIPRGLTPGQPANAGLTPDVFIKMLENIAEGKNPYGSGKGNVAWFITEGDPYAGQKAEKGIKFKVELTDKAGRITITSADLERIYSEVEPGMEKKLEAQYRKKAGISSKTPLSNTARKKISHHLRKATENAMWDRVAEIVHKSKSGVGEVILENSRFSQHPKSKGGGFRNGRYTIVRDMKHIRVKGGAQQILDTMKSNGIKADPTLTAAGQELAKKQKWAGRVRGAFRVGGKILLVVAIANDTYRIVTAKDRQKEVVNVAGGWAGALAAGAIFAEVWTPADAAGPVAWAIHGVGTLVAGGIGYYVGSETTAWVYEITVEDDSQIQKLE from the coding sequence ATGAGTAAAACCAAGAGCACTGTCCAACGTCCTGCCTCAAAAACTTGCTTTCAATCTGAAAAACCAGTATCCCAGCCAAAAGAAAACGAACAAAAGGTTGACCTGGCTCCATCAAACAACTTTCTCAGTCTAAACCCTCCAGCAGATGCATACGGAAGTAATTTGTCGTACTCTCTCGCATCCCTGTCCAGGTCGAACGCAAAATCAACGTGGGGTTCAAATCAAGTCGCGTTGCAGGCATTAAAACCTTCAGGCATCCAGGCCAAATTAAAAACTGATACTCCGGGAGACTCCCTTGAACAGGAAGCTGATCTGGTCGCTGACCAGATTTCACAAATGGCCGACCCTCATGATGCCCCCCCGAACAAAGCCTCCCAACCCTCGTTAGAAACTCCTTCCATCCAACGAAAAGTCTCTCAAAGCAAAGGCGACTCCACAATAGCTCCACCCGAGGTGAAGAACGCCTTGAATTCTCCAGGACAAGCTCTCGATTCGCAGGCCCGTTCCTATTTTGAACCCCGCTTCAAACGAGATTTCTCAAGGGTGCGGGTTCATACCGATCAAAATGCTGAAAATGCAACAGATTCTATTCAGGCAAAGGCTTTCACACATGGTCGAAATATTGTTTTTGGAAAAAACCAATACGCCCCATCCAGTGCACCCGGACGCCGGTTACTGGCACACGAGCTAACACATGTTGTTCAACAAAGTGAGGGGCGTCCCGCTTTGCAACGACAGGTAAAAGAAGCTGAAGAAAAAGTTGCTGATGAAGAAGAAGCCGTTCAGGAACCCCCAAAACCTGCCGTCGCCAGCCGCCCTGAAGTGCAGGAACTGGATTACGCTTTCTTCTTTGCCGGGGGGGACTACGGTAAAGCCGCCAAGGCATTCATCAAGACTTACTATCCGGAGCATAAGATCGTTCAAGGCACCAGCTTTGAGCAAATGTTTGACCGGCTTTACCAAGACCTTTTGAAAGTGAGAAAAGGACGCGACGCTCATCTGCACGAGTTGATTATAGTAACGCATGCCAACGCTGCAGGAGGGCTAAAGATTCCGCTGACGCGCGGAGACGCTAAACGCAAACGTTTTTTTAACATATGGGACCTGGCTGATTTACAAAAAGAGTTCCGGGGCAATATGCACAAGCGATTCCGGGAGCGCAGGAAAAAAGTGGTGGCCGAGTTAATCGATCGAGACACCAGTGTAATCGTTAGGGGTTGTGAATTTGGGCAGTCGCAAGAAGCTTTGGATGCCTTACGCGCCTTTTTCGGAGGCCAGCCTCGCGCCTGGGCTCCAGAGGGCTTCCAAGGTTACGAAACCCTTCCCATTGGAAAAAGTTTTCTAAAAACACCGGAGCAGGCTTTCGATTTCCTCATGGAGCAGGAATATTTACCACTTGATTTACAACCCATGGAAGACGAGAGCAAGAAAAAATATATCGCACGCGTGTTCGGACTAAAAGGGGCCATACCGGCAGATTTTTTTGTAATGGGTCCCGAGGCTTATAAAGGCCTTAAAAAGAAAATCAAAGTTCATCAAGGGACACAGGAAAGTGCTGAAAAATTCAAGACCCGAGGACATTCCGATGCTCCAAGTCTTGGGAAGTTCTGGGCTCTTTCTAGCCCGAGTGATAAGGGTGAAGATACAGAGCTCGACCCACTTTCGATCCAGGAAATTGAAGCTCGCGCCCGCAAACTGAACAACCCCTACCGACCGCAAAATGCTTCCATGCTGCGACGCCTCGCAGATGCCTGGGATCGCAAGGATATTAAACTCCGCGAAAGAAATTGTGACAAGAATGATCCTCTTTGTGGACTAAAAGCTCCCTCCGGCATATTTGGCGACTCCAACATCACAGCAAACCATGCAGAACGTTTCCCGGGTCCACCTGCGCCAGTGCGTGATCTTTTCGAAGACGAAACAATGACCCCACCGTCAAAATCCGATTCGAAAAAGACCGACGAATTTACGGATCCCCTTGCGACAGCAGAGGGCGAAGTCCGCCCTGCGCAGGATCCGGAAGACCCACTCGTGCTTTATACTCCTCCACCTGCTCCAGAACAAACAGAGGAAGAAGAGGCCAATGAAGCATACAAACGCGCCACCAATTTCGATAAGTCAGAAGGTCGATCTGAGCCGCCACCCAAGGTTCCTCTGGAAGAAATGACGGACGCTGAGTTGCAAGAAGAATATAAGCTTGGGCTGGCCTTGGCAAAACGTGGGGATAAACGATTATTAGATGCCGTTGAAAACGAAATCCTCCGCCGTATCACAGATGATCACCCCAAGTTTGGAACTGCTATACCGCGCGGCCTCACGCCAGGTCAACCAGCCAATGCAGGACTCACTCCCGATGTCTTTATCAAGATGTTGGAAAACATTGCTGAAGGCAAAAACCCATACGGGTCCGGGAAAGGTAATGTTGCCTGGTTTATCACGGAAGGTGACCCTTACGCGGGACAGAAAGCGGAAAAAGGAATCAAGTTTAAAGTCGAGTTGACTGATAAGGCCGGGAGAATAACGATTACGAGTGCTGATCTCGAGCGAATTTATTCTGAGGTCGAGCCTGGTATGGAAAAAAAACTGGAAGCTCAATACCGGAAAAAGGCCGGGATATCTTCAAAAACCCCACTATCAAATACGGCACGCAAAAAAATATCGCATCATCTGCGCAAGGCAACTGAAAACGCGATGTGGGATCGAGTCGCGGAGATTGTTCACAAATCCAAATCTGGAGTGGGGGAAGTGATTCTCGAAAATAGTCGCTTTTCCCAACACCCGAAGAGCAAGGGCGGAGGGTTTCGCAACGGGCGCTATACCATCGTTCGAGATATGAAACATATTCGTGTCAAGGGTGGAGCGCAGCAAATTCTTGATACCATGAAATCAAACGGGATCAAAGCAGATCCCACTCTCACCGCTGCAGGCCAGGAACTTGCCAAGAAACAGAAGTGGGCAGGCCGAGTGCGGGGAGCATTCCGCGTTGGCGGGAAAATTTTGCTTGTAGTCGCCATCGCAAATGACACGTATCGAATCGTCACTGCCAAAGATCGTCAAAAAGAAGTGGTCAACGTGGCCGGTGGTTGGGCCGGAGCTCTCGCTGCGGGCGCCATTTTTGCGGAAGTGTGGACCCCGGCGGACGCAGCAGGGCCGGTCGCCTGGGCGATCCATGGCGTGGGCACCCTGGTTGCGGGCGGTATTGGGTATTATGTAGGATCAGAAACCACGGCCTGGGTCTATGAGATTACTGTTGAAGACGACAGCCAGATTCAAAAACTAGAATGA